CAGTAGCCAGTAACTGTCGAATCCGGCGCCAAGCAGCACTGAACCGCCGATCGCCAGCAGCGTCCCACCGAACAACACCGGCTTACGGCCATGTCGATCAGAGATCGCCGAGGCGATCAGCAACCCCGGGACGAGGCCGGCGACATACGTGCCTAGCAGCAGATTTGCTTGCCACGACGCGTATCCACCGCGCACTTCGTACATGTGCAGCAGTGGAGTGAAGTGGTTACCGCCCCACGCGAGCAGAAAAACGGCCAGCGCAACCCGCTTCCAACCCGCACCACCGGCACGGGTTGGATCGACGGCAGGCGCTTGGAGTAGCGCAGCGCTCAACGGGCAGCTCCGCGCGGACCGAAGTGCACATCGTTGATATGGCTGCGAACGAGGGAGCCGAACTTCGTCGCGTCACCGGCACTGGCGAGGTCGACCAGTTGCTCATGCTCCGCGAAAATCTTCTCGAGCGAGCCCACCTGGTCCAGGATCGCCTGATAGGTCAATCGTGCCAGACGCGGGCCGAGTCCGGCCAACACTTCGTCGACGATGCTGTTTCCGCCGCCGCGGATGATCCGGGCGTGCATGGCGTAATCCGTGCTCGCAAACTGCAAGATGTCGCGCTCTGCCAACGCATTGCGCTGCATCTCGACGATCGCACGCAGGTCCTCTGCCAAGGTCGCGGTGTCCTGGCCAATCGTCGCGATCGCGTTGGTCTCGAACAGAGCCCGAACCGCGAGCAAGTCACGGCGCTGCTCACTGGTCACCGAGGTGATGATGGCGCCCTTCTTAGGCACCAACCGCACCAATTGCCAACTCTCCAACTGCAGCATGGCCTCGCGAGCCGGAGTCCGACTCACGCCCAGCGAGTCCGCTAGAGCGCCCTCACTCAAGAGGTCTCCCGCCTCAAAACGCCGTTCGACGATCTGCCGTGCCGTGAACGCCGCCATGCGCATGGCAATGGTGCAACTGTCGTCCAAACGTTCCCACGGAAGTGTCAGCAGATCGACCATGTTGTCGATCGTACGCCTCATGCATCTATGCTTGCATCTATCCTTGCGGAAGGAATCGCCACAGGACAGATCGCGTGTGCGCCATCTCGTACCCGCAACGGCGTGATCCGCCGGGAGAGTTAAGTAGCGTCTACCTCTTGCGACCGCGCGGACGACGGCAACCCGAATCATCACCACGAAAGGATCCATCCGCGGATGAGCACTAGGGACACCCTGCGACTACGGAGCGTCGACTTCGTCCGCGCCGGCCGACAGATCCTCACCGATATCAACCTCACTGTTCGCGCGGGCGAACATTGGGCCCTGATCGGTCCGAACGGCGCAGGGAAGAGCACCATCCTGAGCATGTGCGGCGCGCAGCAGCACCCCACTCGCGGCACCGTGCATGTGCTGGGTCATCAGTTGGGCCGCGTGGAGATCCGCAAATTACGTGAGTCGATCGGCCACGTGAACCCGCGGCATCCGCTGCGCACGGCGCTGAGTGTCCGGCAGGCCGTACTCACCGGAGCGACCGGTACGACCGAACTGATGGCGCGGTGGAATCCCGATAAAGATCTACTCGCCCGCGCCGACGAACTCATCACCACACTGGGCCTGGACGCACTCGATGGCGCGACCTGGCCGACCATGTCTCAAGGCGAACGCGGCCGCACGCTGATCGCCAGAGCATTGATTACCGATCCGCAGTTGTTACTGCTGGATGAGCCGTCGACCGGGCTGGATGTGGCTGCCCGTGAACAGCTCTTGGAAACCGTCGATCGGCTACACCACTCCAAACCCGAGCTCGCGACGATCCTGGTGACCCACCACTTGGAGGAACTACCGGAGACCACCACACACGCGATGCTGATCAAGCACGGCACCGTCCTCGCGGCCGGACGTGCCGAGGATGTGTTGACCACCGAACTCGTGACCG
The sequence above is a segment of the Cumulibacter soli genome. Coding sequences within it:
- a CDS encoding ABC transporter ATP-binding protein — encoded protein: MSTRDTLRLRSVDFVRAGRQILTDINLTVRAGEHWALIGPNGAGKSTILSMCGAQQHPTRGTVHVLGHQLGRVEIRKLRESIGHVNPRHPLRTALSVRQAVLTGATGTTELMARWNPDKDLLARADELITTLGLDALDGATWPTMSQGERGRTLIARALITDPQLLLLDEPSTGLDVAAREQLLETVDRLHHSKPELATILVTHHLEELPETTTHAMLIKHGTVLAAGRAEDVLTTELVTESFQHPIQIEHQDGRWLARARRTSVMA
- a CDS encoding GntR family transcriptional regulator, producing MRRTIDNMVDLLTLPWERLDDSCTIAMRMAAFTARQIVERRFEAGDLLSEGALADSLGVSRTPAREAMLQLESWQLVRLVPKKGAIITSVTSEQRRDLLAVRALFETNAIATIGQDTATLAEDLRAIVEMQRNALAERDILQFASTDYAMHARIIRGGGNSIVDEVLAGLGPRLARLTYQAILDQVGSLEKIFAEHEQLVDLASAGDATKFGSLVRSHINDVHFGPRGAAR